The following nucleotide sequence is from Leptodactylus fuscus isolate aLepFus1 chromosome 10, aLepFus1.hap2, whole genome shotgun sequence.
GAAACTTTAAATACTAAGCTGCATTGTGGAAAGGGACTAATGTGCGATTATGTGTATACATATGtgtaaataaagaaataatagaTATTTGTCTCAATTTTCTTTGGGTAGTCCCATAATCGTACTGTAAGGAAGGCACTGTATATGCCAATTTGGTTGCATTAAAATGCCTTGACTATAACTCGGCCTTCCTTTCTGGCGTATTGGTCCTTTACTTTGTGTTATCTTTGAGTCACAACTTATAGATCTGAGTTTGTTGCATAGCCGCATGTATTGTAGAGGTCATGGTGTTGGGTAAACACTTTTACATCTGCGACTTTCACGTCTCCTGGATCTGCATATACTTATTATCCCAATCATATAATGTTACAATCACTTGCTTATGACTTATACAGTTATAAGAGATCACAATAAGATCATTGAAAGGTTTTGATCTGTTTTGAAAGTAAAGGGAATCTTTATGAGAGTTGTACGGATAAGGCAAAAGTACGAAACGCAGCTATATGTAAATTTGGCACAATAGTGTCTCATCTGACATGGATTAATAAACAATGTTCTGCGGATTACCCATAACTGTCTTTTGCTCATGCAAAAGACTGCCATGTGTGAATGGAACGTACAAGACATGACGTGCCTATATGCTTGATGATATGGACCTAGAGGCAATGGCCGAGGATTGTGGTTGCGGCTTTTGCCATCAGTCTTCAACATGTTATTTTTGTCCCTATTAACGTTTTCTTCCCCTTTAGATAACTCAGATTTACCAATATGGAAGTCGACGTTTCGAAGTTTAACATTGATGCCCCAAGATGGGACCAGAATACGTTCATGGGCAGACTGAAGCACTTCTTCAACATTACGGACCCCAGAACGGTGGTTGTGTCAGAGAAAGAGCTGGACAGAGCAAAAGCTCTTGTCGAAGCATGCAGGTAATTTCAGAGACGCGCAGACTATTAAAGGTGTAGTCAGGGTTTGTATGTTTATGGCCTATCTGTATGATCGGCCATCTATAGAAGATTGGACAGTCTTCTGTGCACATACACTGATATagagagagctgtcaatcacaatgTGTGGGCGGGGATCAGGACTCTCAACGTCTCGCCTAGGAGtcctgttgggacttagggagccctcacatggagtaaacgcgcgtgtatttttgcaaaatatacgtgtaaaaatacacgtgtaaaaataagactcccattgacttcaatgacattttacaggcgtatttttacacgtgtaaaaaaatatcattgaagtcaatgggatagaaaaatttacaagtgtaatttcactctacaaaataagctagcgtttactcagtgtgaacttacccttaggtgagttcacactgagtatacgccagcttattctgaacataaaacacattcaaaatcagcggcgtataaagcagttcccattcatttctatgggagccggcatacgagcgctccccatagaaatgaatgggctgcttttttcactacgagcgctcccattgaagtgaatgggatgtgctcgcgtgtagGGCTCGGCATAAGCAGAgatagccgtacacgcgggcactttccattcacttcaatgggagcgctcgtagtgaaaaaagcagcccattcatttctatggggagcgctcgtatgccggctcccatagaaatgaatgggaactgctttatacgccgctgattttgaatgtgttttatgttcagaataagctggcgtatactcagtgtgaactcacccttagggagccttcacacagagtaaacgcgtgtgtatttttgcaaaatacatgtgtaaaaataagactcccattgacttcaattacattttaaaggcatatttttacatgtgtaaaaaatatcattgaagtcaatgggagtcttatttttacacgtgtattttgcaaaaatacacgtacgtttactccgtgtgaaggctcccttactctgATTTCTACTTAGAAATCCTCcaaatcatataaccctatgtatcaaaAGCTTGGATTCTGTCTCTCTATCAAATCCTGCTCTTAGGTCAGTAAGAATTACATGAGACTTCACCTGTACACCCTTTAAATATCACATACATATTGTATATACGTATTCTAATGGTAACAAATGTATCTATGGCACAATAGGAATTATTTGTGATGGAGATCTGTGTAATGCTAGAACTATGCACCTACCAGCGAATTATACAGATTAATTTTGCATGGGCACCATCTGCTCCTCCATAGTGCAGTTGCTGCCCTAAATTCTTCAAAACCATCTTTTGTCCCAAATTTTTGCAACCATAGCAATAAAGGAGAAAATGAATGATGGGTGGTTAAAATAGCAGGGatcacattgtgaaaaaaattattattattgcagaTATAAGTGGTGGATATTGATATTCTCATAGTGCTGCATATTGCAAGGCTCACAATGACTCTTCTCACCAGGTGGGGTGGAATATGCTAAACACCAGCTGTGAGGATCGTCCTGATGGAATGGAAATCTTCAGATACCGATCATTAAACGAGTTTTCCAGGAATTATTAATTGTActtcagataggtcatcaatatcagatcagcggggATCCAGCACTCGGCAACCCAGCCGATCAAAGAGATCTCTATATTGAATGCCAAtcgcagccttagggtgcatgcacactacgtaacgctgggcgtgtatgagagccgtacacgccggcgttacagcagggctgccgaacacttcccattcacttcaatgggagcgctcgtaaacgccgctgttacgagcgctcccattgaagtgaatgggaagtgttcggcagtctgccgtaatgccggcgtgtacggctctcatacacgcccggcgttacgtagtgtgcatgcacccttatattgtatagcagCCTAAAGTCcttcacttgtatgggactgtgttgcaaacagaccatgtgacttatgaacatgatgtcacagcCGCCAAAGAGTAAACTGTACTGGCCTGAGTTCCGCAGACTCTTCAAACCTCTTCCGATCAGCTGGGTTACCGGGTGTTGGCCCCTGACAATCTAATATCAATAGCCGAACTTAATGATAACCCATCATTatcaaaatcctggaaaacccctttaaagggagtctgtcagcaggaaaattagtatcaaactaatgacagtagctTGTAGGGCTACTTCTATGTTTTCCAAAGACGCCTTTCTTTTTCAGTTGATTTGCATAACaattgattttcatgaaaatggagctgcaatgcagaataagaaaggcatctttggaaagtttaGAAGATTATGACTCGAGCAGAATCTAAAAATGTCAATCATGATTAAAAGGGTGAAGTTCAAGTGGATCACCAGAGCACTTGCAACTGTCTGTAGGCATGTTCAGCAATTCAGGCCCCGCCCCAGTGCACTtgtaggctgatttgcatatctttAAGAAGTTTGGGGGGCATTTTGGACATGACTCCCTTTAAACAAATACATAAGTGGAATATAAAGGCAAAGCAGGATGAtacattttcttatttttgtcaatttttcctgaaaaacagtttaaaaaaaaaaaaaaaaaatagactaccACATTTGGCTGGtaaattaaagggaatctgtcagggtgatttgggacacaaaACCACCCTCAAGCCCTTGTGGACCTGTAATAAAGCCATTCGTGCCACAGTAAAAATTTTACAAAAGCTTTATACTCCCCCCGCCGCCGCCACTGTACTCCTCGCACTGGAGCTGTTCTTCACTGAAGCCGGAGGAGTACACCTTGGCTTTAGTGCGCATGCGCCATACCTCTCGCACTTGCGCAGTGAAACTGGGGTGTACAACCTTGGCTTCACTGAGGAACCGCGCAGTccccgggagcaccagagatgagtccgatgagactTATCGGATTCATCTctgggtaagtataaaggtttatttttttaaaattgcgtATATATTTATAACCGCGCAATTTGTGACACTGAACTCCCCAGTCtgagggtggtttagtgtcccaaattgacctgagACGTTCCCTTTACATATTTTATTGGTAGGATAGGCACTAAAATATTCACCCATAGACTCCATCTTTACAGAAGGTGAATAATGGAACGTTGATGGCGGTTAAAGGGTTAATGTGTACCGCAATTGTGTATACGCAGCAAAGTCCTGAAGACCCTGCCATGACTAGGCGGCAGATTTCCCTTCACATCGCCTGAAAACAAAGGAAACCGTTGAGTAATCGGAATTAGTCCGGGAGCGACGTGTGTGCCGTGAATTTGTTCTGGACTTTTTGGAGTTAATGAAGGTAGAGCGTTGCTAGGCAACACAAGGACAGCTGGGTATCAAAACATCTCGAGTGCCGGGTAGATCAATAAACCTGTCAGATTTTAATGATCAGCTTTTTCTGTGGCCTCCATTACAGAGGCGCTGTCACTTAGAAATTCACTTTTCAGCTAATTAAATCCATGTAACAAAGTCCTTTATCATATCTAACAATATTAACGCCAAATAGTTATACTGCGCCAAAGCCATATAGTAACCGGTTATCCGGTAGCAGCGGGCGCAACGCGTAGTGGGCCCGACACAATTTTATGGCTTGTAAAATGCACCATTATTCTGATcctggtccaaaatgcctcccggATCAATAATATTGCCATGGAGGGGGATAAAAACggacctttgtggccacaaactgatgacaTAACGAAAAGAGAATCctatttttatggatatgcaaatcagtcggCAAGTGCAACAGGGGCGGGGCCTCAATTATCAGATTTAATAGTGGATAAAACTATCAATGGTGACTATAGCTGGTCGACTATGACCGAAATAAAAATCCAGATTATTGACAATGATTTAGGCCACACCCCTTAAAGGCTATAATTCTAATGAGAGCGAATGGGTTGTAACCTGGGGACCAACGGCAAGTAATTCCCCATTATAAATCGACTTTATAATCAACTTTATCAGCATCCTCCGGTACAGTTCACTACTTTTGGGGGGCACAGGAGGTACTGAATATGTATTGGCCAAAACGTGCGAGATTCAGATCACAAAGTTTGCTGAACAGAACTACTGTTATTTCTAGACTATAATAAGGGGAGACACAGGAGAGGTGAACAAACATAATAaagagtgttactcacctctcccgggctccgACAGAACTCCCTATTCCATTTAGGTCTCTTCCTCCTCCTGAGGGATGTCAATAAAACCCCTCAGCAATCATGTGGTCTTGTGACGTAAAGACGCAATTATCACAACGCCATGTCACAGGCCTTATCAGTATCTGACTTCATTCAGGAAGCCCAAAGAGGACAGTGAGTCGCCTggtgcccagggaaggtgagtaaggctgccttcacacggagtaacgccagctgccattcacagctgtacacacgagcgctgcgaaaggctcccgaacacttcccattcacttcaatgggagcgctcgtaacgccggctttacgagcgctcccattgaagtgaatgggaagtgttcaggagcctttcgcagcgcttgcgtgtacggctgtgaatggcagccggcgttactccgtatgaaggcagcctaacactgtttttttttctgtatgcttatctcccctgggcctccacatgttatgttctggggtatgaagagaccccaaagtataataatagcagttccagttCGGAAGTGTTTGGATCCAAGCAGAACCTCGCCCATATTGAAATAACTGAACCGAAATAACCGACGTGAACAAATTCACGGTTACATTCAGGTCCACatttggttttggttatttttccatGACCAAAGGGAAGACCTTGAGCACCAATTCCAGAGGCGATGGAGAACATTTCCAACTGCTTAccggccccgcccccagtgcacttgcaggctgaattgcatatccataaaaagctgATTATCTCAGCACTGCTTGATCAGTCTGTGTCCACAAAGGCatgtggaaaaggtttccaccgtgtgaactaacccttacttcTATCATCTTTGTATATATTGCATTTTAATGCTTTGCAATCTTTTTACAGTTTTATTCTATGATGGATTCTTGGAAATTGTCATTAGtgatttgtcaattaacaaactgAAGTGAAcggagaaaagagaaatctaaatcccatcaatatttggtgtgacctttgcccttttggaggaggagtcttggaagtgattagatgacccccttcccctccactgagccctgatctcaacatcgcccagtctgtcttggatgacatgagagacagacggattggagcaatccTGCATCCACAAaatatctgtggttagttctccaagatggtgggaacaacctccctactgagttctgccaaaaactgtctgcaaatactgagaagaactgatggagggcaaaggtcacaccaaatattgatgagatttatatttctcttttcttcattcattgcattttgttaattgatgaaATGAATCTATTAACACTttgattcttactttgcagcatttttccactcTTGCCTAAATGTTTGCATATTGATGAATTGTTGCTCTCTTTAGACCAGATTAGACTGTGTGTTCTGTGTTCAGAGCAGGTGTCACTCCACCCGGTACCAGTGTAGAACAACTTCATTATGCCAAGAAGCTATACGACTCTGCCTTCCACCCTGACACCGGCGACAAGATGAACCTCATTGGAAGAATGTCTTTCCAGGTTCCAGGAGGGATGGCCATCACTGGATGCATGCTCCAGTTTTACAGGTATTGTCATCCACTCACTAGTCCACTTTGACTCCCAGCTATATGTGCTGTGAATACTATGGATGTCCATAACTATGACTTTTAGCTATCTCGAGACATAACTAGTGCACAGTTCCAACATATCATAGAAAGGTGGAtccttaggggccacacggtggctcaatgggtagcactgcagccttgcagcgctggagtcctggtgttcaaattccaccaaggacaaaaaaccatctgcaagaagtttgtatgttctccccgtgtcagcatggatttccatcccatattccaaataaaaaaataaaaaaccatactgatagggaaaaaatgtacattgtgagctctatgtggggctcacaatctacataaaaagaaaaaaaaagaaaagtggatTCTTGGCAATATGGGGGccggtgttaaaggggctctatcagcaaaattatgctaatagagccacacacatgcgtgaatagcctttaaaaggctattcaggcaccgtaaatgttatattaaaccccggtcccgtttttaaataaaagcattaaaacacatatgctaatcatacctgaacgtgcaccatgggcgtggATGCACGGTGCAATGTCAGCTTCAGGCACGCCtgcttcttctgtcttcttgaagtgacgccctctggttccgtgtcttcttccgtcttcttgtcttcaaatcccgcgcctgcgtagtagtgcttccctccggagcgctactgtgcagactcactcgccattttacttaatggcagttcgcgagtgtactgcgcagtagcactccggagggaagcgctactacgcaggcgcaggatttgaagacaagaagatggaagaagacacggaaccagagggcgtcactacaagaagacagaagaggtaggcgtgcccgaagctgacgttgcaccatgcatccccgcccatggtgcacgttcaggtacgattagcatatatgtttcaatgcttttatttaaaaacgggactccctttgaagggagtctatcacttccCCGAAGTatattcaactgccaccaccatactacagagcacattacagtgataaataatataccttaaTTATGTATGTCAGTTTagtagatttagagaaaaatgAGCTTGAATTTTTTGGCAaaggaggcagttggtgcactggaggcgggactTCAGCACTGAGAGTGCTGCTCAGGTAGGATGGgtaatgtcatagcagtgggaggatcaattcTCTCTGCAGTAGACAGGAGATTGTAGTGATCTGAGTGGCAATAGCAGTGCTCCAAGGAGCtcaaggcccgcccccagtgcaccaaaagCCTCATGTGCATAAGACTTAAAATTTCTCAAAATCTACAAAAGcaacatgcattatatatatatatatatatatatatatatatataaaatgtgtgtgtgtaggcCAATGTATATGTGTTACAGTGTgcctatgtgtacagtatatgttctTGGTAGTGTTCTCCTCCCccattactcccccccccccccctttgcgaAATCCTACGCACATGCATAGGCTTTACTGTATTAGAAGAAGTAATCTGTTGTCCTGAGATTAAAACAGTAATAACTATTCCTGGAAATACTCCCCCTAATGTTATTATGCCTGTCTATTGGGCCATTTCCTGTGAATTACCCATGTCCATGATGTTGTAAAGAATATATCTGGTTCTCTTTATCCTGACATCTTATTTATGGGATATTTACTATACTAGgtttatactgtactgtgtttaTGCCATGTTGTATACAAAAAATCTAGAAGAGTCTGGTTTGAccttggaaaaaaaattattggcTCCTTAATCTTTACCTTAGGGCCTCAGCAATTAAGTCCGAGAGATTTCGAGAAGTAACTTATAAAATATTAGAAATACAACTCAGTTGTAAAAGTTTGGGAAATGTTCCAGGGGGGTTTATTTTCTGTTTGTTGTAATTTCCAAGAATTAAATCAAAGGCTTATTATGAAATGTCTCAATGTTTTTCAAAATTCAAATAAAATTCTAAATTTAAGTTCCAAAAGTGGGTTTGGTTGTTGACTTtttaaaagttgcaaaaattgtcgCAAACTCACTCCAGTCACTGGGTAGCATGAATAGGAGAAACATTTCATGCCAGACTTATAGATACATCTAATTTATGAAACTTCATACGAtatttgataataataataataataaattttatttatatagcgccaacatattccgcagcgctgtacaatttgtagggttgaaatacagacagaaagatacattacaaagaaagtcatttcacacaatgggactgagggccataaatttggaaaaaatgtaTCCCTAGGGCTGGATTTACACTAGTGTTGGAGACTCTTCCACAGAATCCACCTAAAATCTGCAGAAAGAAGAGTCCTGCAAAGACTTTCTCTGCCGGTTTCAATATACAGTAAGACCAGCTGAGAcccggcggactccattatagcgtGTATCcgatttttaagcggacagggtttcTGTGTTTTGGGTCCCCATACGGAGCCAAAAAACGGAGACccgaatactagtgtgaacctagcattaggccaggttcacacaatgtattatggcacgtaatgtggtacgtagacggcgcgggagcttttgcgggccgtatacgcggcgctattttgcggccgctgcaaaatcacggccgcaaaatagcgccgtgtatacggtaccggctcccattgaaaacaatcagagcgcatacggcccgcaaaagctcccgcgccgtctatgtaccacattacgtgccataatacatcgtgtgaacccggccttagactgTATTGGTAAATTTATGACAAATCTAGAGCACTTAACTAGTCCTTGTCCACTACATTCAGTGGGGACCACGGCAATTGGACTTCCACCACTTTGGAGGTGATGGTATATCACAACAATATGCTATCGCTTCATATGGTTCAAAAAGTGCTTTAATAGAATTTCCTACAAGATTATCCTTCTCTCTTCCTATACTAAAGGGCATTCCGATAATAAGTATTTACCTAATGTAATCCTATTAGTTCCCTATAATGGACCTACCCTACAGCTGCCTGTAAACCTGATGGCGGTCTTCTCTAATTTGTTCAGTAAATCGATATCTGTCATGTGTGTTGACCTAGTGGGGTTGGTTACAGATATGTTATGTGAATCCTCAATGTATACCCAGCTGTTTATCAGATGTCGGTCCACAGCTCCCTTCTCACGGCCCGGTTAATCATTGGCCACGTTGTCTGGTTGGGATATTACCGTTACTAATGCGGTTGGTGTTAACAAATATTCCGTACATGTAATATTTTAACTTTGTTATTGGAGATCATGCTGATATTGTAGTTCAGGTATACATTTTTATCAGGATCCAGTAGAATATCAGAGAGCATCTATGGTTATTGCAGTGGTCGAGGCACCATATATCCCAGTCGTATCCAAAACAGAAATGAACTCTGAGCAAAATTTAAAATTTAGTGATGTGAATTTAGGTTTTCTCACTTATTTCATTGGAGGACAGAGCGCCATGGTCTATACCCCCATGGTGTTGTGTCCCCTAGTGAATACAACGAGAAATGGATTTCACGTGGTTGGAACCAGTCCTGTCCCCCATGTTGCTTCAGATTGGTAAAGGTAGACCCCAAATCACacttaagactggtgtacaaggaataaaaaatatactatatatatatatatatatatatatatatatatatatatatatatatatatatatatatactcacaaaCAGAACAATTGATAGTAAGTAGCTCTGGCAGTAGGGATATGTATACAATGCATTGTTTTCATGGTATCGCATGTAACCTCCAATGGTCACCTATTTTGATGGTATTAGCTTCTATTTTTCACTATACATTGTCTTTCTTTTATCTCTCTTGTACCATTATACAGGACAGTTCCTGCAGTAGTGTTTTGGCAGTGGGTTAACCAGTCTTTCAATGCCCTTGTAAACTACACCAACCGAAATGCGGCCTCTCCCATCACCCCTGGGTAAGTCCTCACCTCTGTTTGGTTGGTGCTTATCACTCTCCGACAAGGTTTTTTTGGCTTCTTCTCTCTTTGCTATTTATTATTCCACTTACTTATGAATTCCCAAGTATctgaaataagataagataatcctttactagtcccaccatggggaaattcagtgtgttacagcagcatggataatacagtaatatattacaagaaagaacacatacaagctcagaatagcagatagaaaagatactggagtcatagcaactaagaagaaaaagaaagactcaggatcatttagttctctgtgcggagtgatcttcacttagcctgatgttggttatacagcctgaccgcagttgggagcaaggatctccgatagctccttctcaaaCTTGGGGTGAAGATGCCGGTCACTGTCAgcgctgcccagtgctgtcacggtctcatacatgggatgggagctatcacccaccacctttactgggtccaggggactcTCTAGGACAGAGCTAGCCCTTCtattcagcctgtcaagtctattcctgtccctggctagtatgctactcccccagcaggccactccgaagaagatggctgatgcaacTACAGTTGAGTTGAAAAGGGCCCTAAAAACTAATCCCTGGACTTCAAAGACCCTCAGCCCGCTGACGATGACTTCGGTGATACAAAAAGGCACCTATATAATATAGCTCGGCACTCCCACAAAAAAATTTATGCCTTGGCCTATTGCTTTTATAAAGCTAAGAACATTTTTGCTAAAACTTTGCCAAGGGTTAAACGTATGTtatgtcttctatgtacttgcagCCAGATTGGGGTTGCCTACGTGACGGCCACTGGAACTGCTCTGGCCACTGCTGTTGGACTTAACCTGTATACCAAGGTATGGAAATGAAGAGTATGTCAAAAAAAAGTTCCCGTAATATCACATTTGTTAGTTTCACCACAGTGATGTGTGGCCCTGGGCTAAAACGATCAGCAAAAAATTGCTCAGTAACAGTTAAGACTAGAGAAGAaactccaactgcaccagaatcagtggagcagatctTAGGATGCAGAgttggaggtggtggaaggtcctctttaagagttcGAGCTTTTTGGTCTTGGTACGGAGGACGTGACAGTAAACAGTGTTTGTTGTGCCGTCCTTTCTTTCCCCTTGTAAGTAATGTACTCCCCTTACTTAGGCTAGGTTTTGCTTACTTACATAGATTTACTAAACTTTAACCCTACAAGTCATCTAGTAGGTCCTTCTTTAAGTGACCCATTAACCAGTTGTCTGCAAAATATAGTACAGTTTTACTTTGAGCGGTATCAAATATCTAACTGAACAACCTGCTCTCATGTATACATTTACAGCTATATACTAAGGAAACCTGGAGCAAAAAGTTCACGTTTTGGTAACACAATAGTTTCAGACACTACTGTGGCCTTCTTCAGGTGTATGGTTCATTGTCATTTACATTGTCGTCCATCAGAAGGCAAGTAAGACCTCGTATACACAGACCGAAGCTCCGATCCTTTACAATTTTTATTATAGGAACTGCTCTATAACTATCGGAACAAAGCATCAGAATTTAGATCAGCCTGCACACTACGGTTTGTGCATGTGGCCTTAGAGGGGCTAAGGTGCCATTCCAATGCAGCCCAGGTATCTGCTTCAGGAACAGGAAGCAGGATTCAGTGGGGGACGGGCAGCATTgggaactaggaatggctgggccccattgCAAACATTTGACCatttgaaaataccccagagtgtaatgatagcagtgtttgtggggttcgcaggcccgCAGCCTCACTTGCTGATCCCCAATCCTGCTCACAGCGGCAATAGGGGAGACACAGGCACCGTGAGCAGGAGcggagatcggtaagtaaataggacccgttacctgttggggttactccagcaggtaacggccgaTTTAAGAAAAAACCATCAGGGGCCCactaatgccccgggccctgtcgcagctgctaccccggtagttacgccactgattgtaacGGATTGGTGAGGTTAGTATAACTATTATTTATCTTCTTGTGCCATGCGCCTCTTTTACTTCAATAATGTTTTCACAGAACCCTTTTTAAGGCTCTGTTCGcacttccattcttttctatcagatatttgtgTTCTTTGACGGCCAGAAGAGCATACTAAAAACAAAATTGCATGTTGCTTGATATACTATACCGTAgagaaatagtaataaaaaattgGTGGAGGTCAAACCACACGAAGGCAATACCACATGTCACTCGTTGCCCCAGAACAACAGCCCTTTTCTAAAAGGACAAGACAGGGATGccttataaaaaataaaaggtcTGTCAACAGCAACTTTTTGATGGTTTCTAGGAAGATATAGGATAGTATGTGGTTGCCACGCCCCAACGGGTTGGCCATTAACAGCTACAGCAAGGTGCCGGAGTTATACTGTGGACAAAGCTGTAAGCACatggctctgtccactgtgtagcGGCAGTGCTGACTACTTCACCTGAATGAGAGCTAAGCTTTAGTAATCCTTAACAGCCACTGTACATTGGATAGAGCCACTTGCTTCCGGCTTCGTCCACTGTATAGTCCAATGCCCGGTGGTAGCTCATCACCTCCACCGCcaggaccaccacagatcagatattgatggcctaacctgAGG
It contains:
- the SFXN2 gene encoding sideroflexin-2, whose amino-acid sequence is MEVDVSKFNIDAPRWDQNTFMGRLKHFFNITDPRTVVVSEKELDRAKALVEACRAGVTPPGTSVEQLHYAKKLYDSAFHPDTGDKMNLIGRMSFQVPGGMAITGCMLQFYRTVPAVVFWQWVNQSFNALVNYTNRNAASPITPGQIGVAYVTATGTALATAVGLNLYTKKAPPLIARWVPFAAVAAANCVNIPMMRQQEILNGIAVTDENDNKLGHSRKAAIKGISQVVVSRIAMAAPGMILLPILMQRLEAFPFMKKIHFLHAPLQITLVGGFLLFMVPAACSLFPQRCSMAVNSLEPELRDSIRNRYGDNIQSVYFNKGL